The Bacteroidales bacterium nucleotide sequence ATTTTTAACCTTTTTTACGTTTAAAAAAATTAAAGGTTTTTACTTTTAACCTTTACGAATGGTTTTGTATCCTAATTGATTGAGAATATGTTCTATTTTATCTCTAAAATCGCCTTGAATAATAATTTCACCATCTTTAGAAGAACCACCGGTTCCGCATTTTGTTTTAAGTAATTTTTCAAGATTGATTAAATCGTCTTGTTTACCGATAAAATTGGAAATAATAGTAACAATTTTTCCATTTCTATTTTTTTTATCAAGACTTAAATATAATTTTTGCTTTTCTGGTGGGAGTGTATCGGGTTCGGTGTTTTCATTTTCAAATTGATATTTAAATTCAGGATTTGTAGAAAAAACAATATTAATTCTATTTTTTTTATTGTTCATTATTTATGCTTTTGAAATGTGTTGATATTTCTTTTAAGTTTTCTTTTATAGTAAGCAATTCGTCTTTTATTTGTATGAGTTTAGATAAGATATGAGTTGTTTTATCAATTTCTGTATCACTTTTACTATTAATATAAAGTTTAGCACCATCGATGGTAAGTCCTTTTTCTTTAAGTAAATGATAGATGAGTTTTATGTTATCAATATCTTTAGGTGTGTAGTATCGATTTCCTTTTGCGTTTTTAAAGGGTTTAATAATTTTAAATTCTTTCTCCCAGTATCGAAGTACGGATGCAGCTATACCAAACATATTTGCAACTTCTCCAATGGAGTAGTGTATTTTTTCGATATTTGGTTTTTTATATGGCATAATTAATCTAATGCAATTCCACCTTCTTGTGCAGACATTTCTATCATTTTATCGTATTCTTCTGGTGAAAGGTCGAGATAAAAGAAATTTATTGGGTTAATGGGTTTATTATTTTTTCTAACTTCATAATGAAGATGAGGTCCTACTGATTTACCTGTACTTCCTACTTTTCCAATTATTTCGCCTCTAGATACCTTTTGTCCTTTTTTAACAAGTATTTTGCTTAAATGAGCATATCGGGTTTTATATCCAAATCCGTGATCAATAATTACTTCGTTTCCATAACCGCCCTTTGAATAATTGGCTTCAATCACAGTGCCATCACCGGTGGCTCTAACATTTGTACCTGTTGCACAATTGAAGTCTATACCTTCGTGCATTTTTTTTATGTTGCGGTAAACAGGATCGTATCGAATTCCAAAATGAGAAGTGATTTTAAATTTGTCTCTTATTAGAATTGGTAAAATTGCTGGCATCGATTTTAACCACTTTTCTTTGTTTTTGGCAAGATAGACTATTTCATCAAAAGATTTTGATTGAATATATATTTGTTTCATTATTTGATCAATATGTTTTGAGGTGTGGATAATTAAATCGGAATGTTCTAAATTTTCGAGTTCTTCGTATTTTTTAGCTCCACCTATGCCTCCTTTACGAACACTTTCTGGTATGGGTTCTACTTCAAAAAGGCTTCGGTAAATATTGTCATCACGATATTGCAATTCGGCTAATATTTTTTCAATATCTTTTAATTTCTTTTCAAGTTCTTGGTATTGAAAAACCAACATCTTGTTTTCACGTTTTAAAATTTTTTCTTTTGGAGAATCGAAAAATATACTGTATAAAAATGCTCCAACTATTGCA carries:
- a CDS encoding MerR family transcriptional regulator, with amino-acid sequence MPYKKPNIEKIHYSIGEVANMFGIAASVLRYWEKEFKIIKPFKNAKGNRYYTPKDIDNIKLIYHLLKEKGLTIDGAKLYINSKSDTEIDKTTHILSKLIQIKDELLTIKENLKEISTHFKSINNEQ
- a CDS encoding translation initiation factor; protein product: MNNKKNRINIVFSTNPEFKYQFENENTEPDTLPPEKQKLYLSLDKKNRNGKIVTIISNFIGKQDDLINLEKLLKTKCGTGGSSKDGEIIIQGDFRDKIEHILNQLGYKTIRKG
- a CDS encoding M23 family metallopeptidase; the encoded protein is MSKIKYKFNPETLTYHLVERSLKSKILRVIYSITSFLFFAIVGAFLYSIFFDSPKEKILKRENKMLVFQYQELEKKLKDIEKILAELQYRDDNIYRSLFEVEPIPESVRKGGIGGAKKYEELENLEHSDLIIHTSKHIDQIMKQIYIQSKSFDEIVYLAKNKEKWLKSMPAILPILIRDKFKITSHFGIRYDPVYRNIKKMHEGIDFNCATGTNVRATGDGTVIEANYSKGGYGNEVIIDHGFGYKTRYAHLSKILVKKGQKVSRGEIIGKVGSTGKSVGPHLHYEVRKNNKPINPINFFYLDLSPEEYDKMIEMSAQEGGIALD